The nucleotide window CGAGAAATTGCTGCGCTTGTTCGATTTGATCAGGACTCATCGTCATGTGATGATTGTAGAAAACGCCTTCGGCAAACGGACAGTCTTTCCCCTTGATCGTATGCAGAACGATCATCGACGGCTGACCCTCTCTGGCTTTGGCATTTTCAATCGCCTTGAGCATGGCCGTTATATCGTGGCCGTCCACCTCCTGACTATACCAGCCGAAGTCCTCGAACTTCGTTCTGAGATCTCCGACGTCGCAGATATCCTTGGTGTAGCCATCCAGCTGTTTTTCATTGCGGTCGATAAAGGCAATCACATTGCCCAGCTTCTGCGTCGAAGCAAACAGTGCACCTTCCCAAACCTGTCCCTCGTCGCATTCTCCATCGCCCAGGATCAGATAGACCGTAGCGGAGTTGTTTTGATAGCGCAGTCCCCAGGCCAGACCCAATGCTGTTGACATGCCCTGGCCCAGCGATCCGGTCGTCATATCCACGCCGGGAACGCGGTTTTTGTCGCAATGGCTGGGCAGATGTGTACCGGGCTGATTGACAGTGGGGATCCACGCCCGCGGAAAATAGCCGCGTTCAGCCAGCGCCGCGTACAAAGCCGGGCCGCAGTGACCTTTCGACACCACCATCCGATCCCGTTTCTCCCAACGGGGATTAGCTGGATCAATCTGCATGACTTCGCCATATAAAACTGCCAATACGTCCGCGATCGACATGGAACCGCCGACATGGCCAGCCCCCGTTCCGGCCATTTCCGCTAAGATCGTCTTGCGGATGCGGGCCGCCAGTATTTCTAATTCCTGTATTTTATTCATTTTTCTGCTCCTATTGATTATAAATACTTTCGTAAATCGCCAGCATGTCCGCTTTGCTTAAAGGGACACAGTTGTTTTTTAACAATCGCTGCTGCCCTTCGATTACGCTGTCGGCAAAGCCTTCCAGTTCATCCCGACGGATGCCGTATTCACACAGCGGCCGGCGTTTAAGAATCGTATTCATCAAGGTGAATAAAGCGTCCAAGCTCTGATCGGCGGGAACCTGAAGAATTTCACTTAACAGATGCTTCAGATCAGTCAGACGACCCTCAGGTTCCAGTTGTTCATATTTTCTACATACCGCTTCAAACAACAGCTGATTGGCTTCGCCATGCGGAATATGGTATACCCCGCCTAAAGGATAACTTAAAGCATGAACTGCCGCACAGCCGGCGTTGCCGAAAGCAATCCCGGCATAGTTGCTCGCAAGCAGGAAGTCTTCTGCCTGCTCGCACCAAGATTCTTTTCCATTGGCCGCGGTCTTTTGATAACCGGAAAGAATCAGCCGGATGGCTGCGGTGGAAAACAGTTGGGAGTAAACCGTGGCTTGGGGAGAAAGGAAAGATTCAACCGCATGGATCAGGGCATCAATCGAACTCGTTGCGAATACCTGATAAGGCAGAGAACGGATCAGCTGCGGAATCAGAACAGCCTGTGCCGGATACAGCCGGTCATCGGCCAGGCCTTTTTTGGTTTTCCGCTTGGTGAGTTCCGTGATGGCCACATTAGTCACCTCACTGCCGGTACCGCAGGTCGTCGGCACCACGATCAATTCCCGCCCTTGGGTAAATTCATCATTTCCGCTTAAACAATCGTCCAGAGTTCCCGGATAATCCAGTGTCAGAAATTTCGCGATATCAATGATCGTTCCGCCGCCTACGGCGATCAGCCGGCGGACGTTCTGCGGCAAATCGCGGCGCATCGCATCAATCTGCCGGTCTGTCGGTTCTCCCCGGCCGTAATCCTCGGCAATCATCCGCGGGACATCCGAAAATTGAGGCACCTGCAGAGAGGCAGTTAAGAATTGACTGGTTAAAATCAGGTCCTGGCCGGTAAGCTCGAGGCTTTGGGCGAATTCTTCAACGGTGGAAAACTGGGTGATTTTTGTTCGCAAAACAAATTCTTTCATGGCATTCCTCCTGCGCCGCAGCACAAAACGACGCGTTTTCAAGAAAGAAGAAACAAAACTGATGCAGCTTTTGTCTCTTGATCTGATTTCATTATAGCTTAAAATGTCGACAAGTCAATATAATTGTATACAATTCATATAAATAGAATTCAATCTTCTTTTTTGTATACGATTCATTTGCTTCTTCTCCAGGAGAATGCTATACTTTTCCTAGCTCTCTGAAGAAAAAAACAAAAGGCTCCTTTTATCGGCGCCTGCAATCATAATTCGTTCGAGGTGAGAAACATGAGTAAAAATGCATTGAGCAATGAAGTGTATCACTTCATCTTAGATCAAATATTCAGCTGTCAGTTAAAACCGGGTGAGAAGATCGCCGAAGTCACCATTGCCGAACAGTTTGGGATCAGCCGCACGCCGATCCGTGAAGCGCTGCGCCTATTAAGCAACGACGGACTGATCGATCTGGTGCCTAACCGCTATGCCGCGGTCGCTCAGTTTACCGATCAACAGATTCAGGAAATCGGAACGATCCGAATTTCCCTAGATGTCCTGGCCCTGCGTCTGGCCATGC belongs to Holdemania massiliensis and includes:
- a CDS encoding transketolase, with protein sequence MNKIQELEILAARIRKTILAEMAGTGAGHVGGSMSIADVLAVLYGEVMQIDPANPRWEKRDRMVVSKGHCGPALYAALAERGYFPRAWIPTVNQPGTHLPSHCDKNRVPGVDMTTGSLGQGMSTALGLAWGLRYQNNSATVYLILGDGECDEGQVWEGALFASTQKLGNVIAFIDRNEKQLDGYTKDICDVGDLRTKFEDFGWYSQEVDGHDITAMLKAIENAKAREGQPSMIVLHTIKGKDCPFAEGVFYNHHMTMSPDQIEQAQQFLDQKIARLQEEI
- a CDS encoding 4-hydroxybutyrate dehydrogenase, with product MKEFVLRTKITQFSTVEEFAQSLELTGQDLILTSQFLTASLQVPQFSDVPRMIAEDYGRGEPTDRQIDAMRRDLPQNVRRLIAVGGGTIIDIAKFLTLDYPGTLDDCLSGNDEFTQGRELIVVPTTCGTGSEVTNVAITELTKRKTKKGLADDRLYPAQAVLIPQLIRSLPYQVFATSSIDALIHAVESFLSPQATVYSQLFSTAAIRLILSGYQKTAANGKESWCEQAEDFLLASNYAGIAFGNAGCAAVHALSYPLGGVYHIPHGEANQLLFEAVCRKYEQLEPEGRLTDLKHLLSEILQVPADQSLDALFTLMNTILKRRPLCEYGIRRDELEGFADSVIEGQQRLLKNNCVPLSKADMLAIYESIYNQ